The nucleotide sequence GGTTCGTGGCACGGCGTTTAACATGGTGATCCACCCTGAGGTCAGCGGCCGGGTCACACTCACCCTGCAGGATGTGACCTTAGATGAAGTGCTGAAGGTCGCTTCGGATATCTATGGGTATGATATCCAGCGCCAGGGCAATATTATTCAGGTGTTCCCTGCCACATTGCGGACGGAAGTCATTCCTGTGGATTATCTGCAGTTGCAGCGGCGTGGCCTTTCTCTGACCTCCCTGACCACGGGCTCGATCAGCAGCCCGGATAACAGTATCGACAATCAGTCGGACAATCGTCGCAATAGCAACAACGACGATGATGACAACCGTAACCGCGGCAGTAATAACGGCGATCGCTCCTCCTACTCTACGGGCGGTACCCGGATTGAAACGCGCTCCGACAGTGATTTCTGGGGCCAGCTGCAAAAGGCGGTTCAGGCCATGATCGGGACCGGGCAGGGGCGCAGTATTGTGGTGTCGCCGCAGGCCAGCCTGCTGACAGTGAAAGCGTTTCCGAATGAATTGCGCGAAGTGCGCGAATTTCTCGGTGTCTCGAAAAAGCGTCTGCAGCGTCAGGTGGTGCTGGAGGCCAAGATCATGGAAGTAACCCTCAACGACAGTTACCAGCAGGGCATTAACTGGAGCAACATTACCAAAACCATCGGTGGCACCGGCATTATTTTCGGCCGCACCGGGCCAGATATTTTGCCGGGTGGCAGTGAGATTGCCAATTTGCTGGGCGGACAAACCAATATCACCATTTCAGACAGTAATTTCTCTGCAGTCCTGAGTTTTCTGCAGACGCAGGGCGATCTGAATGTGCTGTCCAGCCCGCGTGTGACTGCTGCCAATAACCAGAAAGCGGTGATCAAGGTCGGGGGCGATCAGTATTTCGTCACGGAAGTGGACGGCGGGGAAGCCGTGACCGATGGCGGCGTGGCCTCGCCGGAAGTGGTGCTGACACCTTTCTTCTCGGGCATTTCTCTGGATGTGACCCCCCAGATTGATGATGACGGCGGCGTCCTGCTCCATGTGCATCCTACTGTGGTTGAAGTGACTGAAGAAGTGAAGGAAATTGCGCTGGGTGACACCTTTGGCACCTACAGCCTGCCGCTGGCCCGAAGCTCAGTACGTGAGTCTGACTCTGTGATTCATGCCAGCAGCGGGGATGTGGTGGTGATTGGCGGTTTGATGAAATCGTCCCTGAAAGATCAGCAGACCAAAGTCCCTTTGCTTGGCGATATTCCTGGCCTTGGTTATCTGTTCCGTAACATCAATAAAGTGCAGACCAAAACTGAGCTGGTGATTTTGCTCAAACCCACAGTGGTGGGCGATCAGACCTGGCAGCAGGAAATTGAACGCTCCCGTGCTCTGGTCGATCAATGGTTCCCGGACCAAGGATAACAGCCCATGTATCTGTCGCACTTCGGTTTTGAGCAGTTCCCTTTCCGGTTAACGCCGGATACCGGGCTGTTTCATGCGCTGCCGCCGCATCTGGAAGCGATCCAAATGACTTTGTCTGCGCTGGCGATGGGGGAAGGGGTGATTCAGATCGCCGGGGAAGTCGGGACAGGAAAAACGCTGGTTTGCCGGATGCTGGTCCGGCAGTTGCCTGAGCACTATGATCTGGCTTATTTGCCGACGCCGGCCATGAGTGGACGGGAATTACGGGCGGCACTGGCCAAGGAGCTAGGTCTTCAGCCGGACGGGGATGGCCTGACCCTGACTGAATCGCTGCATCAGTCACTGATTGAACGCAAACGCGGTGGACGCGCTGTTGTGGTGTTGCTCGACGAAGCACAGGCATTGCCCGATGAGGCGCTCGAAGCGTTACGGCTGCTGGGCAACCTGGAAACGGAACAGGAAAAACTTTTGCATATTGTGCTGCTTGGTCAGCCTGAGCTGGATGCACGACTCGCCTCCCCGCAACTGCGCCAGTTTCGCCAGCGTATTACTTTTCGTGCTGTGCTGCGGCCGCTGGATATGGCGGAAACTGTGTCTTATATCGAACATCGTCTGAGCAAAGCGGGCGGTGAGGCGGGGCTGATGCCGTTGGCCCGGCAGAAAGCGATCTGGCACGCCAGCAGGGGCATCCCCAGACTGGTCAATCAGCTCTGTCATAAAGCCTTGATCGTGGCCTGCAGCACAGGTGAAGCCACGGTCAGCCGCAAAGCGGTGCAGGCCGCAATCCGAGATACCCAAACCGCGCGCCAGCCGCGCTGGCACGACCCGATCTTATGGGGATGGAGCTGAGCATGAGTGAAGTGAATAAAATGCTCAATAGTTTGAGCCAGAATCAGGCACCGCAGGCGGTGCCTGAACTGAAACCGGCGCGGGTCAACCCCTTGCCTAAAACGCTGTGGCCCCGCTGGCTGTTTGCTGCATTGTTGATCTCAGGGACGGCTGGTGCCACCGGCTGGTGGTTTGGACACAGCCGCGCGGAGAGCCGCTCAGTGGTTGAAGAGAGACTGGCACCAGTTGAGACCCCGACAGCGCCTGTAGCGGTTAAATCCGCGCCGGACCCGGTCGGGGAGTTTCTGCAAACCACAGGTCAAGCGGCTGATGAGAAAACAGCGTTGAGCAAGCAGCCGGACAACAAGCCTGCAACGGCCAGCCCAACCCAAACGGCTGTGTTGCCCGTTGTGAAAAAAGTGCCCGTTGCGCAGGCTGCCAGCCAGACAAAGACCACAGCTGTGGCGAAATCGGATACGGTGCCAGCGGCCCCTCGCGCGACAACACCTGAGCGTACTGCGCAGACGGTACCGGCCGCCGTTCAGGCGGATACTGGTGAAACTGA is from Photobacterium sp. TLY01 and encodes:
- the mshL gene encoding pilus (MSHA type) biogenesis protein MshL; amino-acid sequence: MRLLLIGMTTTLLTACSANMGHHQPVEVQQALNQAKNEAQSRPLTDLPSAVSADLMPSLSRSAYGSRGAYERRFRVNARAVDARAFFSSLVRGTAFNMVIHPEVSGRVTLTLQDVTLDEVLKVASDIYGYDIQRQGNIIQVFPATLRTEVIPVDYLQLQRRGLSLTSLTTGSISSPDNSIDNQSDNRRNSNNDDDDNRNRGSNNGDRSSYSTGGTRIETRSDSDFWGQLQKAVQAMIGTGQGRSIVVSPQASLLTVKAFPNELREVREFLGVSKKRLQRQVVLEAKIMEVTLNDSYQQGINWSNITKTIGGTGIIFGRTGPDILPGGSEIANLLGGQTNITISDSNFSAVLSFLQTQGDLNVLSSPRVTAANNQKAVIKVGGDQYFVTEVDGGEAVTDGGVASPEVVLTPFFSGISLDVTPQIDDDGGVLLHVHPTVVEVTEEVKEIALGDTFGTYSLPLARSSVRESDSVIHASSGDVVVIGGLMKSSLKDQQTKVPLLGDIPGLGYLFRNINKVQTKTELVILLKPTVVGDQTWQQEIERSRALVDQWFPDQG
- a CDS encoding ExeA family protein, which produces MYLSHFGFEQFPFRLTPDTGLFHALPPHLEAIQMTLSALAMGEGVIQIAGEVGTGKTLVCRMLVRQLPEHYDLAYLPTPAMSGRELRAALAKELGLQPDGDGLTLTESLHQSLIERKRGGRAVVVLLDEAQALPDEALEALRLLGNLETEQEKLLHIVLLGQPELDARLASPQLRQFRQRITFRAVLRPLDMAETVSYIEHRLSKAGGEAGLMPLARQKAIWHASRGIPRLVNQLCHKALIVACSTGEATVSRKAVQAAIRDTQTARQPRWHDPILWGWS